From the genome of Armatimonadota bacterium:
CAGTCTCAGGCCCCGAGTCGTACGGCCACGCGCTCCGTCGCGTACATCCGTCCCCGAAGCCACCGCAACTGATGCGCCGTCTCATGGAGTTCTTCACGAAACCGGGCGGGTGGGTTCTGGACCCCTTCTGCGGCGTGGGCGGAACTCTGCTCGGCGCCTCATTGTGTGGCCGAAATGCCGTGGGCATTGATCTTGAGCCGGAGTTCCTGAACGTCTACCGATTGGTTTGCGGAGCGGAGGGACTCGCGCCCCAAATCAGCGTTGAAGGAGATGCCCGTCACCTCGCAGAGATGCCCGAGGTCGCCGGCCGCCAGTACGATTTGATCCTGACGGACCCTCCTTACGCGGGGATGATGACGCGGCTTCAAAGCGGGGAAAAGAAGAAGAAGACTGGCTTGGACGCCCCCACCCCCTTCACACAGAGTTCGATGGACCTGGGCAACCTCCCCTATGCGGAGTTCGTGAGCGTTCTTCGCGACATAATCTCATCCGCGCTCCCCTTGCTCAAATCGAAGGGGCACCTCGTTGTGTTCACCAAGGACCTACAACCGACCGTTGAGCATCACAACATGCTGCACGCGGACATCGTGACCTCGTTTCGGCAAATCTCCGGACTGCGCTACCGAGGATGCAAAATCTGGTATGACAAGACGGTGAACCTGTACCCGTTTGGGTATCCCCACGCGTTCGTCGCCAACCAACTCCACCAGTACATCCTGATTTTCCGGAAAGAGACCAGTTGACCACAAAGGCACAAAGGCTCTGA
Proteins encoded in this window:
- a CDS encoding DNA methyltransferase yields the protein MTDEPESGVHPKNKLNSLSGKEWLYFLASVEGTAYPVSGPESYGHALRRVHPSPKPPQLMRRLMEFFTKPGGWVLDPFCGVGGTLLGASLCGRNAVGIDLEPEFLNVYRLVCGAEGLAPQISVEGDARHLAEMPEVAGRQYDLILTDPPYAGMMTRLQSGEKKKKTGLDAPTPFTQSSMDLGNLPYAEFVSVLRDIISSALPLLKSKGHLVVFTKDLQPTVEHHNMLHADIVTSFRQISGLRYRGCKIWYDKTVNLYPFGYPHAFVANQLHQYILIFRKETS